Within the Microbacterium terricola genome, the region AGTCGGGCCAGCGGGTCGGCGCGTGCTGCTCGTCTTCGGCGTCGCCGTCGAGGAGGTCGTGGATGAGCTGGTCCTCGTCGGCGCCGGTGAGCAGCTGCGGCGGCTCGTCACCGGCCGCGACGGCCGCCGCGCGGACCAGGCGGAAGGCGAACGAGGCGACCGACCGCGCCATCGGACCGGATGTCGCCTGCCCGACCGTCAGTGCGAGCCGGTCGCGCAGCGCGGTCGCGGTGAGACGGGAGGGCGTCAGCACGGCGATGGCGTCGGGAGTGACGCCTGCGGCGACGAGCGCCGCGACCCGGTCGGTCAGCGCCGTGGTCTTGCCCGTCCCCGGGGCGCCGACCACCACGCCTGATGCGTCGAACGGGAGGTCGGCGATCGCCTGCTGGGCGGCGTCCGCACTCCTTTCGACCATGTCAGCACGCTAGCGCCACTCGGCGACATCGCCGTTCGCACGCGTCCGACCCGTTCGCCGAGAGCGTTCCGGCCGCGGCCGACCGGCCGCATCCGGTGTCGTAGAGTTGCCATGCACCGGGCCAGACGCCCCGGCCGCAGGAGGGCAGTGACGTGGAGATCCGCATCGGCATCGCAAACACCGGCCGTGAGCTCAGCTTCGAGACCAGCGACTCGGCGGCGACCGTGAAGCAGTCGGTGGCAGGCGCCCTCGACGCCGGAGCCACGCACGTCACCTTCGCCGATGTGAAGGGCAACTCGTACATCGTGCCCACCGCCGGCCTCGCGTACATCGAGCTCGGGACGGAAGAGTCCCGCCGCGTCGGCTTCGTCGCCTGACGATGGAGATCGTCTTCGCGCTGATGGTCGGCGCCGTGTGGGGCCTCGGGGCGCATTTCCTCGCGCCCGGTCGCGACACGCGGGGCGTCGCCGTCGGCCCGTTCACGGGCGCCCTCATCGGCGGGGTCACCTGGCTGATCCTCACCTGGGCGGGCGTCGGCACCGACAGCGGATGGCTGTGGCTGATCTCCATGCTCACGCCGCTGCTCGCGTTCCCGGCACTGGCGGCGCTGACGGTGGCGCGTCGCGCGCACGATCAGCGTGAGCGCACCAGGCTCCGCATCCTCTAGGCGGCGAGCCCCATGTCGTCCATGCGACGAGAGTGGGCGGCCATCAGGTCGGTGAACACCGGCTCGACCTTCTTCTCGTCCGCGCGCTGCAGCGATGCCGGACGCAGGGCGGCACGGGCGATCAGCAGCGTGTCGCCGACGAGGCGCCGGCCCCACATGGCCAGCAGCGCCTTCCATTCCGGGTCGCTGGCGATCGTGGCCTTGATGATCTCGACGATCGCCTGCCGGTCGTTGTCGGCGCGCAGCATCCGCGCGACGCGCTGGCCGGTCTCCCCGTAGCTGAGCGAGAGCGCTTCGTAGAAGTCGTCCAGCATGCCCGCCGTGATGTGGACGGACAGCATCGTCTCCTGCGGACGCACACCGTGCGTGGCGCGGCGGAACGCGTCCAGCGGCTCACGGAACGGCAGCATGAGAGCGGTCGGGTCGTCGCCGCGCTCGCGGATGAGAGCGACCAGCTGCTGGTGCTTCGTGAGCGCCGCGCCGGCGGCGCGAGAGAGCGACTCCTTGTCGGCCAGGCCGGGCGTCGAGGCGATCAGCTCCGACAGCGTCTCGAAGTAGCCGAGCTGCAGATAGGCGGCCTGACCGAGGAAGGTGTCGATCTCGGGAGCGAGCTCTTCGAAGTCGACGCGCCGCGCATCGCCGACGTCGTCACGCGACCGCAGCTGCAGGAGCCTGTCCTGCGGGCGGCGCTGCCAGAACCACTTCACCACGGGTCCAGCCTAGAGCCGATAGGCTGGACACGCCCCGGCAGTGGATCGGGGCCCCGCGCCTGCGGCTGAGTGAAGGGCGTGGATCCGACATTCTTCAGGCGGTCATCTCTCCGCCGGACAGGCTCAACAATCGTGACGACCTTCGCCGATCTCGGCGTCGACCAGGACATCGTCGACGCGCTCGCTGCCAAGGGCATCGTGGACGCGTTCCCCATCCAGGAGCAGACGATCCCCCTCGGCCTCCCCGGTCAGGACATCATCGGCCAGGCCAAGACGGGCACCGGCAAGACCTTCGGCTTCGGCATCCCCGTCGTCCAGCGCCTCGGCCTGAACCCCGAGCCAGGGGTCAAGGCGCTCATCGTCGTGCCGACCCGCGAGCTCGCCGTCCAGGTCTACGAGGACATGGACATGCTGACCCAGAACCGCGCGACGAGCGTCGTGGCGATCTACGGCGGCAAGGCGTACGAGGGTCAGATCGACCAGCTGAAGGCGGGCGCCCAGATCGTCGTCGGCACGCCCGGTCGCCTCATCGACCTGAACAACCAGCGCCTCCTCGACCTCTCGAACGCGACCGAGGTCGTGCTCGACGAGGCCGACAAGATGCTCGACCTCGGATTCCTCGCCGACATCGAGAAGATCTTCACCAAGGTGGCCCAGGTGCGCCACACCCAGCTGTTCTCGGCGACGATGCCCGGCCCGATCGTGGCGCTGGCCCGTCGGTTCATGTCGAACCCGATCCACATCCGCGCGACCGACCCCGACGAGGGGCTCACGCAGGCGAACATCAAGCACCTGGTCTACCGGGCGC harbors:
- a CDS encoding DUF3107 domain-containing protein, with protein sequence MEIRIGIANTGRELSFETSDSAATVKQSVAGALDAGATHVTFADVKGNSYIVPTAGLAYIELGTEESRRVGFVA
- a CDS encoding ferritin-like domain-containing protein yields the protein MVKWFWQRRPQDRLLQLRSRDDVGDARRVDFEELAPEIDTFLGQAAYLQLGYFETLSELIASTPGLADKESLSRAAGAALTKHQQLVALIRERGDDPTALMLPFREPLDAFRRATHGVRPQETMLSVHITAGMLDDFYEALSLSYGETGQRVARMLRADNDRQAIVEIIKATIASDPEWKALLAMWGRRLVGDTLLIARAALRPASLQRADEKKVEPVFTDLMAAHSRRMDDMGLAA